From Salvia splendens isolate huo1 chromosome 3, SspV2, whole genome shotgun sequence, a single genomic window includes:
- the LOC121794976 gene encoding 39S ribosomal protein L47, mitochondrial-like — protein MFLTRVFGKALFGAAAKSEASVAAAAVFSTAARNPLEEFFEADRKPDDDKPVVYGRSWKASELRLKSWDDLNKLWYVLLKEKNMLMTQRQMLNAQNLNFPSPERISKVRKSMCRIKHVLTERAIEEPDPRRSAEMKRMVNAL, from the exons ATGTTCTTAACGAGGGTTTTTGGGAAGGCCCTATTTGGTGCTGCAGCCAAATCCGAGGCCTCGGTTGCTGCAGCTGCCGTATTTTCTACTGCTGCACGCAACCCTCTCGAGGAATTCTTTGAGGCTGATAGAAAGCCAGATGACGACAAGCCTGTTGTCTAtg GTCGGAGTTGGAAGGCTTCTGAACTGCGTCTCAAGTCTTGGGATGATCTTAATAAGCTCTGGTATGTTCttttgaaagaaaagaacaTGCTGATGACTCAGCGACAGATGCTGAATGCTCAGAACTTGAACTTTCCCAGTCCCGAGCGTATTTCAAAG GTACGCAAGTCGATGTGCCGAATCAAGCATGTCCTAACTGAGAGAGCCATTGAAGAGCCGGATCCGAGGAGGTCAGCTGAGATGAAGAGGATGGTCAATGCCTTATAA
- the LOC121794977 gene encoding nucleobase-ascorbate transporter 6-like, with product MAGGGPPPKADEPAPHPPKDQLPKVSYCITSPPPWPEAILLGFQHYLVMLGTTVIIPTALVPQMGGGNEEKAKVIQTLLFVAGLNTLLQTWFGTRLPVVIGGSYTFVAPTISIILSGRWDDPDPVSRFKKIMRATQGALIVASTIQIVLGFSGLWRNVARFLSPLSSVPLVALAGFGLYEFAFPGVAKCIEIGLPMLIVLVIFSQYLVHFVKPGKDILDRFAVLFSVVVVWIFAHILTVGGAYNDKPPRTQTSCRTDRAGLIDAAPWIRVPYPFQWGAPSFDAGEAFAMMMAAFVALVESTGGFIAAARYASATATPPSILSRGVGWQGIAILLSGLFGTGNGSSVSIENAGLLALTRVGSRRVVQISAGFMLFFSVLGKFGAVFASIPAPIVAALYCLFFAYVGAAGVSFLQFCNLNSFRTKFILGFSIFLGFSIPQYFNEYTAIQGFGPVNTGERWFNDMINVPFSSEAFVAGILAFFLDNTMHRNPEVRKDRGKHWWDKFRSYKTDMRSDEFYSLPFNLNKYFPSV from the exons ATGGCAGGCGGAGGTCCACCACCGAAGGCCGACGAGCCGGCGCCGCATCCGCCGAAAGATCAGCTTCCCAAAGTTTCCTACTGCATTACCAGCCCTCCTCCATGGC CGGAGGCGATCCTTCTTGGGTTCCAGCATTATCTGGTGATGCTTGGCACGACGGTCATCATTCCCACTGCCCTGGTTCCTCAAATGGGTGGTGGAAAT GAGGAGAAAGCAAAAGTTATTCAGACGCTATTGTTCGTTGCGGGGTTAAACACACTGTTGCAAACGTGGTTTGGCACCAGATTACCTGTTGTAATCGGAGGTTCATACACCTTTGTCGCACCCACAATATCGATTATTCTGTCTGGTAGATGGGATGACCCTGATCCTGTATCG AGGTTCAAGAAGATCATGCGGGCAACACAGGGTGCACTTATTGTTGCTTCAACCATTCAAATTGTGCTAGGATTCAGTGGTCTATGGCGTAATGTTGCAAG ATTTCTGAGTCCGCTCTCATCTGTACCTCTAGTTGCTCTTGCTGGTTTTGGGCTCTACGAGTTTGCTTTTCCTGGG GTTGCCAAATGCATTGAGATTGGGCTGCCAATGCTCATCGTCTTAGTTATCTTTTCTCAG TATTTGGTCCACTTTGTCAAACCAGGAAAGGATATCCTAGACCGCTTTGCTGTTTTATTCTCGGTGGTAGTTGTATGGATCTTTGCCCATATACTTACTGTAGGGGGGGCCTATAATGATAAACCGCCAAGGACCCAAACAAGTTGCAGAACTGATCGTGCAGGACTTATTGATGCTGCTCCATG GATAAGAGTTCCTTATCCTTTCCAATGGGGAGCTCCGTCATTTGATGCTGGTGAAGCCTTTGCCATGATGATGGCTGCTTTTGTTGCTCTTGTAGAG TCAACTGGTGGATTCATTGCTGCAGCCAGATATGCGAGTGCAACTGCTACTCCGCCATCGATTCTTAGCCGTGGTGTTGGCTGGCAG GGAATTGCTATCTTGTTATCTGGGTTGTTCGGAACTGGCAATGGGTCATCTGTATCCAT TGAGAATGCTGGTCTATTAGCACTGACGCGTGTTGGAAGTCGAAGAGTAGTCCAGATATCTGCTGGATTCATGCTTTTCTTTTCTGTTCTTG GGAAATTTGGAGCAGTCTTCGCTTCAATTCCAGCACCTATTGTGGCTGCTCTGTACTGCCTCTTCTTTGCATATGTTG GTGCGGCTGGTGTGAGTTTCCTCCAGTTCTGCAACCTCAACAGTTTCCGAACAAAATTCATCTTAGGGTTCTCCATCTTCCTGGGATTCTCAATCCCCCAGTACTTCAACGAGTACACAGCTATACAGGGATTTGGTCCCGTTAACACCGGGGAGAGATGG TTCAACGACATGATCAACGTTCCCTTCTCATCGGAAGCTTTCGTGGCGGGCATACTGGCATTCTTCTTGGACAACACCATGCACAGGAATCCGGAGGTAAGGAAAGACAGAGGCAAGCACTGGTGGGACAAGTTCCGCTCGTACAAGACCGACATGAGAAGTGACGAATTCTACTCCCTTCCCTTCAACTTGAACAAGTATTTCCCCTCTGTGTAA